The following are encoded in a window of Anopheles gambiae chromosome X, idAnoGambNW_F1_1, whole genome shotgun sequence genomic DNA:
- the LOC1271940 gene encoding NECAP-like protein CG9132 isoform X2, which yields MGEPEYESVVLVKQEVFVYKIPPRQSNRSYRAADWNLLDPIWTGRLRMVAKGRSLCVKLEDKTNGTLFANCPIESYPGVAIEAVSDSSRYFVLRIQDGNGRTAFIGLGFGDRSDSFDMNVALQDHFKWVKNEEKIEKEKVEPKQQLDLGFKEGETIKINMKITKKDGSEASSRLTGKKTGAGGLLPPPPGGNKISPPQASSPSHLPAASSTAAGGQTEWGEFTSAGVQSTTADAAAATPSKTNANWVQF from the exons ATGGGCGAACCGGAGTACGAGAGCGTGGTGCTGGTGAAGCAGGAGGTGTTTGTGTACAAAATTCCGCCGCGCCAGAGCAACCGGAGCTACCGGGCGGCCGACTGGAACCTGCTCGACCCGATCTGGACCGGGCGGCTGCGGATGGTGGCCAAGGGCCGGTCGCTGTGCGTGAAGCTGGAGGACAAGACGAACGGCACGCTGTTCGCGAACTGCCCGATCGAGAGCTACCCGGGCGTGGCGATCGAGGCCGTGTCCGACAGCTCCCGGTACTTCGTGCTGCGCATCCAGGACGGCAACGGGCGGACCGCGTTCATCGGGCTCGGGTTCGGCGACCGGTCCGACTCGTTCGACATGAACGTCGCGCTGCAGGACCACTTCAAGTGGGTGAAGAACGAGGAAAAGATCGAGAAGGAAAAGGTGGAACCGAAGCAGCAGCTCGATCTCGGCTTCAAGGAGGGCGAAACGATCAAGATCAACATGAAGATTACG AAAAAGGACGGCTCAGAGGCCTCGTCCCGACTGACCGGGAAGAAAACGGGCGCGGGCGGTTTGCTACCGCCGCCACCGGGCGGCAACAAGATCAGCCCACCCCAGGCGAGCTCACCTTCGCATCTGCCCGCCGCATCATCGACGGCGGCCGGCGGCCAGACCGAGTGGGGCGAATTCACTTCCGCTGG GGTGCAAAGCACAACGGCAGATGCTGCGGCCGCAACACCGAGCAAAACCAACGCCAACTGGGTACAGTTTTAG
- the LOC1271940 gene encoding NECAP-like protein CG9132 isoform X1 produces MGEPEYESVVLVKQEVFVYKIPPRQSNRSYRAADWNLLDPIWTGRLRMVAKGRSLCVKLEDKTNGTLFANCPIESYPGVAIEAVSDSSRYFVLRIQDGNGRTAFIGLGFGDRSDSFDMNVALQDHFKWVKNEEKIEKEKVEPKQQLDLGFKEGETIKINMKITVRGKGPAGGGKVRLFYLPFFSLVLILEKGRLRGLVPTDREENGRGRFATAATGRQQDQPTPGELTFASARRIIDGGRRPDRVGRIHFRWVSHAVAPDASQLFVFFLVRLCLIKARLLSPHKLSPVNIHNAIALSSRCAYSLSLCLSLHVLRVQSTTADAAAATPSKTNANWVQF; encoded by the coding sequence ATGGGCGAACCGGAGTACGAGAGCGTGGTGCTGGTGAAGCAGGAGGTGTTTGTGTACAAAATTCCGCCGCGCCAGAGCAACCGGAGCTACCGGGCGGCCGACTGGAACCTGCTCGACCCGATCTGGACCGGGCGGCTGCGGATGGTGGCCAAGGGCCGGTCGCTGTGCGTGAAGCTGGAGGACAAGACGAACGGCACGCTGTTCGCGAACTGCCCGATCGAGAGCTACCCGGGCGTGGCGATCGAGGCCGTGTCCGACAGCTCCCGGTACTTCGTGCTGCGCATCCAGGACGGCAACGGGCGGACCGCGTTCATCGGGCTCGGGTTCGGCGACCGGTCCGACTCGTTCGACATGAACGTCGCGCTGCAGGACCACTTCAAGTGGGTGAAGAACGAGGAAAAGATCGAGAAGGAAAAGGTGGAACCGAAGCAGCAGCTCGATCTCGGCTTCAAGGAGGGCGAAACGATCAAGATCAACATGAAGATTACGGTGCGTGGGAAAGGCCCGGCGGGAGGGGGGAAGGTGAGGTTgttttatttaccttttttttcgttggtgCTCATTTTAGAAAAAGGACGGCTCAGAGGCCTCGTCCCGACTGACCGGGAAGAAAACGGGCGCGGGCGGTTTGCTACCGCCGCCACCGGGCGGCAACAAGATCAGCCCACCCCAGGCGAGCTCACCTTCGCATCTGCCCGCCGCATCATCGACGGCGGCCGGCGGCCAGACCGAGTGGGGCGAATTCACTTCCGCTGGGTAAGTCATGCTGTTGCCCCTGACGCATCtcaactttttgttttttttttggttcggcTTTGTCTGATAAAGGCCCGGCTTTTATCGCCGCACAAGCTCAGCCCTGTAAACATTCATAATGCGATCGCTTTATCGTCACGCTgtgcttactctctctctctctgtctttcccTTCATGTTTTAAGGGTGCAAAGCACAACGGCAGATGCTGCGGCCGCAACACCGAGCAAAACCAACGCCAACTGGGTACAGTTTTAG